The Misgurnus anguillicaudatus chromosome 21, ASM2758022v2, whole genome shotgun sequence genome includes a window with the following:
- the btr09 gene encoding bloodthirsty-related gene family, member 9, which yields MAEFAQPPRKVVKMGSMTEPVEFSTDLKKIQTYAVEVTLDPDTAHACLVLSEDRKEVRMQVSENIKPDLPNNPERFDLCPSVLGKEGFSSGRIYFEVQVNGKTDWDLGVATESINRKGNIILSPKNGYWTIGLWRGNDYQASACPSVPLSPRIKPQTVGVFVDYEEGLVSFYDVESWSEIYSYTGQCFAEKLYPYFYPGKNKEDKMPLIISTVSQSE from the exons ATGGCAGAATTCGCACAGCCACCAAGAAAAGTTGTCAAAATGGGCAGCATGACAGAACCTGTTGAGT TCTCCACAGATCTTAAGAAGATACAGACGTATGCAG tGGAAGTGACTCTGGATCCTGATACAGCTCATGCATGTCTCGTGCTATCTGAAGATAGGAAAGAAGTGAGAATGCAAGTCAGTGAAAATATTAAGCCTGACCTTCCAAACAACCCAGAAAGGTTTGACTTATGCCCCAGTGTTTTAGGAAAAGAGGGATTCAGCTCAGGAAGGATTTACTTTGAGGTTCAGGTAAACGGTAAAACAGACTGGGATTTAGGAGTGGCCACAGAATCTATTAACAGGAAAGGAAACATTATTCTGAGTCCTAAGAATGGATACTGGACTATAGGTCTGTGGAGAGGCAATGATTATCAGGCAAGTGCATGTCCCTCTGTCCCTCTCTCTCCAAGAATAAAACCGCAGACGGTGGGTGTGTTTGTGGATTATGAGGAGGGTCTGGTCTCATTTTATGATGTAGAGTCCTGGTCTGAAATATATTCTTATACTGGTCAGTGTTTTGCGGAGAAACTCTATCCATATTTCTATCCTGGTAAAAACAAAGAAGATAAAATGCCATTAATAATATCAACTGTCAGTCAAAGTGAATAA